In Bombus affinis isolate iyBomAffi1 chromosome 11, iyBomAffi1.2, whole genome shotgun sequence, one genomic interval encodes:
- the LOC126921954 gene encoding alpha-mannosidase 2 produces MRTRKTLAIISAGLILACCVMIYLIMDLTLFPPGQGSKLSVNDNQWLHFENRLAKLEKDFNKHHEVMNALREVAEAKHFVPIDHSINRPDQPMPSSSSHLGKVLKCNFNIQKIPEVDIQMLEMYRQLEFDNVDGGVWKQGWDITYDEKQWHPNRKLKVFVVPHSHNDPGWLSTFEKYYTFQTQNILNNMVTKLAEDRRRKFIWAEISFFQLWWESQSKITHNLVKRLIHDGQLEIVSGGWVMPDESVSHWMSQLTQLTEGHQWLKYNLDYIPNSGWAIDPFGLSPTMPYLLKKAGLENVLIQRVHYSVKKRLAKRKQLEFRWRQLWDNDGSTEIFTHVMPFYSYDVPHTCGPDPKICCQFDFYRLQNFGLSCPWKIAPRAITKSNIAERATLLLDQYRKKSQLFKTDVVLVPLGDDFRYTHFTEWDAQFNNYQKLFDYMNQNSQMNVQIKFGTLSDYFDAIREKHTLNEFPTLSGDFFTYSDRDDHYWSGYYTSRPFHKRLDRVLLSLLRASEILTTTAWTKGNDNLVEGTLAQRLSKARMWHSLFQHHDGITGTARDEVVIDYAKKMIMALNNSAHVLQQSVVHLLKTPQESPVNVDAVYISLDESRLRHTSVGDKHVLILREENPLKKVILYNSIPRQRTKVQTLVVSTPFVKVTDRMGQPVQCQISPIWIGPAALTVARYELSFLVTVPGFGITTYVIHALSKSSFPPEVHVANITVFNTDINLPKIPGFNQIQVIPNAQEFSITQRPELSASFGKSGLLKALRVSNTTVPVHLEFVKYGTRGSGKDKSGAYLFLPDKSEPDLVYMDNKCIIHLITGPIVSKVFVEFAHVRHTCILYNSPGTDGLGLRVHNEINISETQNYELAMRLSTDIASGDQFYTDLNGLNMIKRQRFPKLPTQGNYYPMASSTYIEDKKLRLTVVTAQPLGVSSMAPGQIEIMQDRRLLQDDNRGLGQGITDNLLTNHIFTFVLEKKKSFCISSTPPTNHPSGVLSLYGHLASEELLHPIIAMHPHNSLPFNLNAYFSPLRYDFPADLSVVNFRVFPIPEGAGKGIGMVLHQAALDMCWNDNSYLRYFNVSESVEVDLTKFLNYIDDWVISKAPLTFHNVGPSLKSPIVNLCPHQILPILFHKTQS; encoded by the exons ATGAGGACTAGGAAAACATTAGCTATCATCAGTGCAGGCTTAATTCTTGCCTGCTGTGTTATGATATATTTAATAATGGATTTAACACTTTTTCCACCTGGACAAGGATCTAAACTTTCTGTTAATGAT AATCAATGGCTACACTTTGAGAATAGATTAGCAAAGTTAGAAAAAGATTTCAATAAGCATCATGAAGTTATGAATGCTTTAAGGGAAGTGGCTGAAGCAAAACATTTTGTACCTATAGACCATTCTATAAATCGTCCTGATCAACCTATGCCATCTAGTTCTTCCCATTTAGGAAAAGTACTTAAATGCAATTTTAACATACAGAAAATTCCTGAAGTTGACATTCAAATGTTAGAGATGTATAGACAATTAGAGTTTGATAATGTGGATGGTGGAGTTTGGAAACAAGGATGGGATATCACATATGATGAGAAACAATGGCATCCAAATAGAAAGCTGAAAGTATTTGTTGTTCCACATTCTCATAATGATCCTGGTTGGCTTAGTACCTTTgagaaatattatacttttcaaacacaaaatatattaaataatatggtAACAAAATTGGCAGAAGACAGAAGACGTAAATTTATTTGGGCAGAGATATCATTCTTTCAACTTTGGTGGGAAAGTCAGTCTAAGATTACTCATAATTTAGTTAAACGTTTAATTCATGATGGTCAATTAGAAATTGTATCAGGAGGTTGGGTTATGCCAGATGAATCTGTTTCTCATTGGATGTCTCAGCTTACACAACTTACAGAGGGTCATCAGtggttaaaatataatttagatTATATACCAAATTCAGGTTGGGCTATTGATCCATTTGGTCTTTCTCCAACTATGCCATATCTGTTGAAAAAGGCAGGATTGGAAAATGTACTGATACAAAGAGTTCATTATTCAGTTAAAAAAAGATTAGCTAAACGAAAACAATTAGAATTTCGTTGGAGACAATTATGGGATAATGATGGATCAACAGAAATCTTTACACATGTAATGCCATTTTATAGTTATGATGTGCCACACACTTGTGGCCCAGATCCAAAAATATGTTGTCAATTTGACTTTTATAGACTACAAAATTTTGGACTAAGTTGTCCATGGAAAATAGCTCCAAGAGCCATAACTAAATCAAATATTGCAGAAAGAGCTACTCTCTTACTGGATCAGTACCGTAAAAAATCTCAGCTTTTTAAAACTGACGTGGTATTAGTACCATTAGGAGATGATTTTAGGTATACTCATTTTACTGAGTGGGATGCTCAGTTtaataattatcaaaaacttttTGATTATATGAATCAAAACTCACAAATGAACGTTCAAATTAAATTTGGAACATTAAGCGACTACTTTGATGCGATCAGGGAAAAACACACTTTAAACGAATTTCCTACTTTATCTGGCGATTTCTTCACATATTCCGACAGAGATGATCATTATTGGAGTGGATATTATACATCAAG gCCTTTTCACAAAAGATTAGATCGTGTATTATTGAGTTTACTAAGGGCATCGGAAATATTAACTACTACAGCTTGGACTAAAGGTAATGACAATTTAGTAGAAGGTACTCTTGCACAACGTTTAAGCAAGGCAAGAATGTGGCATTCTTTGTTTCAACATCATGATGGTATTACTGGAACTGCCAGAGATGAAGTTGTTATAGATTATGCTAAGAAGATGATAATGGCCTTGAATAATTCTGCGCATGTATTACAACAATCAGTGGTTCATTTACTAAAAACTCCACAAGAATCTCCTGTTAATGTAGATGCTGTATATATTTCACTTGATGAATCTAG ATTGCGCCATACCAGTGTAGGAGACAAACATGTTCTAATATTAAGGGAGGAAAATCCTTTAAAAAAggttattctttataattctATTCCAAGACAAAGAACAAAAGTACAGACATTGGTCGTATCCACTCCGTTTGTTAAAGTTACCGATCGTATGGGTCAACCAGTACAATGTCAAATTTCTCCAATTTGGATTGGACCAGCTGCATTAACTGTTGCTAGATATGAGTTATCATTCTTGGTTACTGTACCTGGATTTGGTATTACAACATACGTAATTCACGCTTTGTCGAAATCATCGTTTCCACC GGAAGTGCATGTTGCAAACATAACTGTTTTTAATACAGATATAAACCTTCCAAAAATACCAGGTTTTAATCAAATTCAAGTAATACCAAATGCACAAGAATTTTCAATTACACAACGACCAGAATTATCTGCATCTTTTGGAAAATCAGGTCTTCTGAAAGCTTTAAGAGTCAGTAACACAACAGTACCTGTTCATTTAGAATTTGTTAAATATGGTACCAGAGGTTCTGGTAAAGATAAAAGTGGAGCTTATTTATTCTTACCTGATAAATCAGAACCAGATTTAGTATATATGGACAATAAATGTATTATACACTTAATAACTGGACCCATTGTATCTAAAGTATTTGTAGAATTTGCACATGTACGTCATACTTGTATATTATACAACTCTCCTGGTACTGATGGACTTGGTTTACGTGTTCATAATGAAATTAACATATCAGAAACGCAAAATTATGAACTTGCTATGAGACTAAGTACAGATATAGCTTCAGGAGACCAATTCTATACAGATCTAAATGGCCTTAAT atGATTAAGCGTCAAAGATTTCCAAAGCTTCCTACACAAGGAAACTATTACCCAATGGCGTCAagtacatatatagaagataaGAAGCTTCGACTAACAGTTGTAACAGCACAACCATTAGGTGTAAGTTCTATGGCACCTGGGCAAATTGAA ATTATGCAAGATAGACGATTACTTCAAGATGATAACAGAGGACTTGGACAAGGTATAACTGATAACTTGTTAACAAATCATATATTCACGTTTGTTCTTGAAAAAAAGAAGTCTTTTTGTATATCTTCGACACCACCAACAAATCACCCATCAGGTGTACTCTCATTATATGGCCATTTAGCATCGGAAGAACTATTACATCCTATAATTGCAATGCATCCGCATAATTCTTTACCTTTTAATTTAAATGCGTATTTCTCGCCACTTCGTTACGATTTTCCTGCGGATCTAAGCGTTGTTAACTTTCGAGTATTTCCTATCCCAGAAGGAGCTGGTAAAGGTATTGGGATGGTTTTACATCAAGCAGCTTTAGACATGTGTTGGAATGATAATTCTTATTTGCGTTATTTTAATGTTTCCGAATCCGTAGAAGTTGATTTAACAAAGTTTCTTAATTATATAGATGATTGGGTTATTAGTAAAGCTCCACTTACATTCCATAATGTAGGACCATCGTTGAAATCGCCTATTGTTAATTTATGTCCACACCAAATATTACCAATCTTATTTCACAAGACACAATCTTAA